Proteins from a genomic interval of Trichoderma breve strain T069 chromosome 2, whole genome shotgun sequence:
- a CDS encoding caspase domain-containing protein — MSGYPAYNGGGYAAPPQQQYQQQGGYYPPQQPTYNGGYPPQGHQPSPQPGYGYHAPPQQQYSYQQPHPQQHAPPQQQYNYAQQPQPNYNGRPGMPAPGPAAPNGYSQGRPSGNPPAPPNGPQSFGHGAPGYAFRYSNCTGRRKALLIGINYFGQRGQLRGCINDVRNMTAYLVEQFGYKREDMVILTDDQQNPMSQPTKQNILRAMHWLVKDARPNDSLFFHYSGHGGQTKDLDGDEPDGYDEVIYPVDFRQHGHITDDEMHRIMVTPLQAGVRLTAIFDSCHSGTALDLPYIYSTQGILKEPNLAKEAGQGLLGVISSYSQGDLGGVANNIIGFFKKATTGEEAHNRALATKTSPADVIMWSGSKDDQTSADATIASQATGAMSWAFVTALRKNPQQSYVQLLNSIRDELATKYTQKPQLSCSHPLNTNLLFVM; from the exons atgtCTGGATACCCAGCCTACAACGGCGGCGGCTATGCCGCACcaccgcagcagcaatacCAGCAGCAGGGTGGCTACTATCC gcctcagcagcccacTTACAACGGCGGCTATCCGCCCCAAGGGCACCAACCGTCTCCCCAGCCCGGCTACGGTTACCACGCTCCTCCCCAACAGCAGTACTCATACCAG CAAcctcatcctcagcagcacGCCCCTCCCCAGCAGCAATACAACTACGCCCAGCAACCGCAGCCCAACTACAACGGACGTCCTG GCATGCCTGCCCCCGGTCCTGCTGCCCCAAACGGCTACAGCCAAGGACGCCCTAGCGGAAATCCTCCGGCCCCTCCGAATGGGCCACAGAGCTTTGGTCACGGCGCACCAGGCTATGCTTTCCGATACTCCAACTGCACTGGCCGCAGAAAGGCGCTGCTGATTGGTATCAACTACTTTGGTCAGCGTGGCCAGCTGCGAGGCTGCATCAACGATGTCAGAAACATGACAGCCTACTTGGTGGAACAGTTTGGCTACAAGAGAGAAGACATGGTTATTCTGACTGACGATCAACAAAACCCCATGAGCCAGCCTACAAAGCAAAACATCCTCCGTGCAATGCACTGGCTGGTCAAGGATGCCAGGCCCAAtgactctctcttcttccactaTTCCG GCCACGGTGGGCAAACAAAGGACCTTGACGGCGATGAGCCTGATGGATATGACGAAGTCATTTACCCAGTTGACTTCAGGCAACATGGACACATCACAGATGACGAGATGCACCGCATCATGGTCACCCCCCTGCAGGCAGGTGTAAGGCTGACAGCCATCTTCGATTCGTGCCATTCCGGCACAGCACTCGACCTGCCATACATCTATTCTACACAAGGTATCCTCAAGGAGCCCAActtggccaaggaggccGGCCAGGGCTTGCTCGGCGTCATTTCCTCGTACAGCCAGGGAGATCTCGGCGGTGTTGCCAACAATATCATCGGATTCTTCAAGAAGGCCACCACTGGCGAAGAAGCCCACAACCGGGCCCTCGCAACCAAGACTTCTCCTGCCGACGTCATCATGTGGTCGGGAAGCAAAGACGACCAAACCTC TGCCGATGCTACCATTGCTTCACAAGCCACTGGTGCCATGTCCTGGGCGTTTGTCACGGCTCTCAGGAAGAACCCCCAGCAGAGCTACGTCCAGCTGCTCAACAGCATCCGAGACGAGCTCGCTACAAAATACACACAAAAGCCGCAGCTCTCCTGTAGCCACCCTCTTA ATACCAATCTCTTATTTGTCATGTGA